One stretch of Caloenas nicobarica isolate bCalNic1 chromosome 4, bCalNic1.hap1, whole genome shotgun sequence DNA includes these proteins:
- the LOC135988167 gene encoding toll-like receptor 1, with protein MRPLTNIYVFASAFIFMLWNNIQPTVENEFIANYSSSLLTNVPKNIPVHTQILDLSHNRISGLSISEFISLSDLQVLNLSCNLITQLDLSVFIFNEDLEYLDLSHNKILKVYCQTLAYLRHLDMSFNKFTALPICQEFGNMFCLEHLGLSATVIRRSDFRYLTHLQLRTVFLTLEDFSLYEPQSLTALNTRSLHVVFAANQNFSFSLLYDGMSTSENLKIVNLRYTSSYKDFPSPPLTLLKKIKTTVLMLDTVDLQWPIILQIFLLIWYSPVEHLTVTNLTFRGALEGLAEYDFLPLLNSLEQLISLDGSMKALTLEHVHNKVYYFNQEILYRQFSEMNIANLTIYDAYMPHMLCPNRTSSFQYLNFSHNALTDELFQNCGTLTDLKLLILQRNKFESLPKVSFMTSRMKSLKYLDMSSNLLRHDGADVRCRWAESLTELDLSSNQLTDAVFECLPVNIKTLNLQNNQIASVPKGVAELKSLAELNLASNRLADLPGCSGFSSLELLNVEMNLILTPSADFFQSCPRVRELRGGHNPFKCSCELQDFLRLERRSGGKLAGWPAAYVCEYPSALRGTQLKDFHLSELACNTVLLLVTALLLTLVLVAVVAFLCIYLDVPWYVRMTWQWTQTKRRAWHSRPEGQETVLQFHAFISYSERDALWVKNELIPNLEKGDECVQLCQHERNFVPGKSIVENIITCIEKSYKSIFVLSPNFVQSEWCHYELYFAHHKLFSENSDSLILVLLEPIPPYIIPARYHKLKALMAKRTYLEWPKERSKRALFWANLRAAISINLPVADGKRCGETD; from the coding sequence ATGAGACCCCTTACGAATATCTATGTCTTTGCTAGTGCCTTTATATTCATGCTCTGGAATAATATCCAGCCAACTgtggaaaatgaatttattgCAAATTATTCAAGCAGTTTGCTAACTAATGTTCCAAAAAACATTCCAGTCCATACTCAGATATTAGATTTATCACATAATAGGATCTCTGGACTTAGTATCTCAgagtttatttctctttctgaccTTCAAGTATTAAATCTTTCTTGTAATCTAATTACGCAGCTTGACCTTAgtgtcttcatttttaatgaagatttaGAATACTTAGATTTATCTcataataaaattttgaaagtttACTGTCAAACTCTTGCATATCTTAGACATTTAGATATGTCTTTCAATAAGTTTACTGCCCTGCCCATCTGTCAGGAATTCGGGAACATGTTTTGTTTGGAGCACCTAGGATTAAGCGCCACGGTGATACGAAGGTCAGACTTCAGGTATCTCACACATTTACAGCTGCGCACTGTCTTCCTAACCTTAGAAGACTTTTCTCTGTATGAGCCTCAGAGTCTGACAGCCTTGAATACAAGGAGCCTTCATGTTGTTTTTGCAGCAAACcaaaacttcagtttttccCTCTTGTATGATGGAATGAGCActtcagaaaacttaaaaatagtTAACTTAAGATATACCTCAAGCTACAAAgacttcccttctcctcctttaaCGCTTCTGAAGAAAATCAAGACAACAGTTCTTATGCTAGACACTGTGGACTTACAATGGCCCATCATTTTGCAGATTTTCCTGCTTATTTGGTATTCCCCTGTGGAGCATTTGACTGTGACAAATTTGACTTTTCGGGGAGCACTGGAGGGGCTGGCCGAATATGATTTTCTACCTTTATTAAACTCTCTGGAACAACTAATCTCTTTGGATGGCTCCATGAAAGCACTAACTTTGGAGCATGTTCATAATAAGGTTTATTATTTCAACCAGGAAATTCTATACAGACAGTTTTCAGAGATGAATATTGCTAATTTGACAATATATGATGCATATATGCCGCACATGCTTTGTCCCAATAGAACAAGctcatttcagtatttaaatttttctcatAATGCCCTGACGGATGAGTTGTTCCAGAATTGTGGCACTCTGACAGATCTGAAATTGCTTATTTTGCAGAGGAATAAATTTGAGAGCCTTCCCAAGGTAAGCTTCATGACCAGCCGTATGAAATCACTGAAATAtctggacatgagcagcaacTTGCTGCGTCACGATGGAGCTGATGTGCGGTGCCGATGGGCCGAGTCTCTGACAGAGCTGGACCTGTCCTCAAATCAGTTGACGGATGCCGTGTTTGAGTGCTTGCCGGTCAACATCAAAACCCTCAACCTCCAAAACAATCAGATCGCCAGCGTCCCCAAGGGGGTGGCTGAGCTGAAATCCTTGGCAGAGCTGAACCTGGCGTCGAACAGGCTGGCTGACCTGCCGGGGTGCAGCGGCTTTAGTTCTCTGGAGCTCCTGAACGTAGAGATGAATTTGATCCTCACCCCGTCTGCCGACTTCTtccagagctgccccagggtGCGGGAGCTCCGAGGCGGGCACAATCCGTTCAAGTGTTCCTGCGAACTGCAGGACTTTCTGCGTCTGGAGAGGCGGTCTGGGGGGAAGCTGGCTGGCTGGCCGGCGGCGTACGTGTGCGAGTACCCGTCAGCCTTGCGAGGAACGCAGCTGAAGGATTTCCACCTGAGTGAGCTGGCTTGCAACACGGTGCTCCTGCTGGTGACGGCTCTGCTGCTGACGCTGGTGCTGGTGGCTGTCGTGGCCTTTCTGTGCATCTACCTGGACGTGCCGTGGTACGTGCGGATGACGTGGCAGTGGACGCAGACGAAGCGCCGAGCGTGGCACAGCCGCCCCGAAGGGCAGGAGACCGTTCTGCAGTTCCACGCGTTCATTTCCTACAGCGAGCGCGATGCGTTGTGGGTGAAGAACGAGCTGATCCCGAACCTGGAGAAGGGGGACGAGTGCGTACAACTGTGCCAGCACGAGAGAAACTTTGTCCCTGGCAAGAGCATCGTGGAGAACATCATCACCTGCATTGAGAAGAGCTACAAGTCGATCTTTGTGTTGTCTCCCAACTTTGTGCAGAGCGAGTGGTGTCACTATGAGCTGTATTTTGCCCACCACAAGCTATTCAGTGAGAATTCCGACAGCTTAATCCTCGTTTTGCTGGAGCCGATCCCTCCGTACATTATCCCTGCCAGGTACCACAAGCTGAAGGCTCTCATGGCAAAGCGAACGTACCTGGAGTGGCCGAAGGAGAGGAGCAAGCGTGCCCTTTTCTGGGCAAACCTGAGGGCAGCTATTAGCATTAACCTGCCAGTGGCTGATGGAAAGAGGTGTGGGGAAACAGACTGA
- the LOC135988197 gene encoding toll-like receptor 1 — MRPLTNIYVFASAFIFMLWNNIQPTVENEFVANYSSSLLTYVPKNIPVHTQILDLSHNRISGLSISEFISLSDLQVLNLSCNLITQLDLSVFIFNEDLEYLDLSHNKILKVYCQTLAYLRHLDMSFNKFTALPICQEFGNMFCLEHLGLSAAVIRRSDFRYLTHLQLRTVFLTLEDFSLYEPQSLTALNTRSLHVVFAANQNFSFSLLYDGMSTSENLKIVNLRYTSSYKDFPSPPLTLLKKIKTTVLTLDTVDLQWPIILQIFLLIWYSPVEHLTVTNLTFRGPLEGLAEYDFLPLLNSLEQLISLDGSMKALTLEHVHNKVYYFNQEILYRQFSEMNIANLTIYDAYMPHMLCPNRTSSFQYLNFSHNALTDELFQNCGTLTDLKLLILQRNKFESLPKVSFMTSRMKSLKYLDMSSNLLRHDGADVRCRWAESLTELDLSSNQLTDAVFECLPVNIKTLNLQNNQIASVPKGVAELKSLAELNLASNRLADLPGCSGFSSLELLNVEMNLILTPSADFFQSCPRVRELRGGHNPFKCSCELQDFLRLERRSGGKLAGWPAAYVCEYPSALRGTQLKDFHLSELACNTVLLLVTALLLTLVLVAVVAFLCIYLDVPWYVRMTWQWTQTKRRAWHSRPEGQETVLQFHAFISYSERDALWVKNELIPNLEKGDECVQLCQHERNFVPGKSIVENIITCIEKSYKSIFVLSPNFVQSEWCHYELYFAHHKLFSENSDSLILVLLEPIPPYIIPARYHKLKALMAKRTYLEWPKERSKRALFWANLRAAISINLPTSFEANEEESDVTSTSSISQYVNN, encoded by the coding sequence ATGAGACCCCTTACGAATATCTATGTCTTTGCTAGTGCCTTTATATTCATGCTTTGGAATAATATCCAGCCAACTGTGGAAAATGAATTTGTTGCAAATTATTCAAGCAGTTTGCTAACTTATGTTCCAAAAAACATTCCAGTCCATACTCAGATATTAGATTTATCACATAATAGGATCTCTGGACTTAGTATCTCAgagtttatttctctttctgaccTTCAAGTATTAAATCTTTCTTGTAATCTAATTACGCAGCTTGACCTTAgtgtcttcatttttaatgaagatttaGAATACTTAGATTTATCTcataataaaattttgaaagtttACTGTCAAACTCTTGCATATCTTAGACATTTAGATATGTCTTTCAATAAGTTTACTGCCCTGCCCATCTGTCAGGAATTCGGGAACATGTTTTGTTTGGAGCACCTAGGATTAAGCGCCGCGGTGATACGAAGGTCAGACTTCAGGTATCTCACACATTTACAGCTGCGCACTGTCTTCCTAACCTTAGAAGACTTTTCTCTGTATGAGCCTCAGAGTCTGACAGCCTTGAATACAAGGAGCCTTCATGTTGTTTTTGCAGCAAACcaaaacttcagtttttccCTCTTGTATGATGGAATGAGCACTTCCGAAAACTTAAAAATAGTTAACTTAAGATATACCTCAAGCTACAAAgacttcccttctcctcctttaaCGCTTCTGAAGAAAATCAAGACAACAGTTCTTACGCTAGACACTGTGGACTTACAATGGCCCATCATTTTGCAGATTTTCCTGCTTATTTGGTATTCCCCTGTGGAGCATTTGACTGTGACAAATTTGACTTTTCGGGGACCACTGGAGGGGCTGGCCGAATATGATTTTCTACCTTTATTAAACTCTCTGGAACAATTAATCTCTTTGGATGGCTCCATGAAAGCACTAACTTTGGAGCATGTTCATAATAAGGTTTATTACTTCAACCAGGAAATTCTATACAGACAGTTTTCAGAGATGAATATTGCTAATTTGACAATATATGATGCATACATGCCGCACATGCTCTGTCCCAATAGAACAAGctcatttcagtatttaaatttttctcatAATGCCCTGACGGACGAGTTGTTCCAGAATTGTGGCACTCTGACAGATCTGAAATTGCTTATTTTGCAGAGGAATAAATTTGAGAGCCTTCCCAAGGTAAGCTTCATGACCAGCCGTATGAAATCACTGAAATAtctggacatgagcagcaacTTGCTGCGTCACGATGGAGCTGATGTGCGGTGCCGATGGGCCGAGTCTCTGACAGAGCTGGACCTGTCCTCAAATCAGTTGACGGATGCCGTGTTTGAGTGCTTGCCGGTCAACATCAAAACCCTCAACCTCCAAAACAATCAGATCGCCAGCGTCCCCAAGGGGGTGGCTGAGCTGAAATCCTTGGCAGAGCTGAACCTGGCGTCGAACAGGCTGGCTGACCTGCCGGGGTGCAGCGGCTTTAGTTCTCTGGAGCTCCTGAACGTAGAGATGAATTTGATCCTCACCCCGTCTGCCGACTTCTtccagagctgccccagggtGCGGGAGCTCCGAGGCGGGCACAATCCGTTCAAGTGTTCCTGCGAACTGCAGGACTTTCTGCGTCTGGAGAGGCGGTCTGGGGGGAAGCTGGCTGGCTGGCCGGCGGCGTACGTGTGCGAGTACCCGTCAGCCTTGCGAGGAACGCAGCTGAAGGATTTCCACCTGAGTGAGCTGGCTTGCAACACGGTGCTCCTGCTGGTGACGGCTCTGCTGCTGACGCTGGTGCTGGTGGCTGTCGTGGCCTTTCTGTGCATCTACCTGGACGTGCCGTGGTACGTGCGGATGACGTGGCAGTGGACGCAGACGAAGCGCCGAGCGTGGCACAGCCGCCCCGAAGGGCAGGAGACCGTTCTGCAGTTCCACGCGTTCATTTCCTACAGCGAGCGCGATGCGTTGTGGGTGAAGAACGAGCTGATCCCGAACCTGGAGAAGGGGGACGAGTGCGTACAACTGTGCCAGCACGAGAGAAACTTTGTCCCTGGCAAGAGCATCGTGGAGAACATCATCACCTGCATTGAGAAGAGCTACAAGTCGATCTTTGTGTTGTCTCCCAACTTTGTGCAGAGCGAGTGGTGTCACTATGAGCTGTATTTTGCCCACCACAAGCTATTCAGTGAGAATTCCGACAGCTTAATCCTCGTTTTGCTGGAGCCGATCCCTCCGTACATTATCCCTGCCAGGTACCACAAGCTGAAGGCTCTCATGGCAAAGCGAACGTACCTGGAGTGGCCGAAGGAGAGGAGCAAGCGTGCCCTTTTCTGGGCAAACCTGAGGGCAGCTATTAGCATTAACCTGCCAACATCCTTTGAAGCAAATGAGGAGGAGAGCGATGTTACTTCTACTAGTAGTATAAGTCAGTATGTGAATAACTGA